From Thermovenabulum gondwanense:
GGTGGTAGGGGCTGATATGGATGGAGAAGTGTATTATGAAAAGGATTTAACCGGACCGTTGGCGCTGGTGGTCGGAGGAGAAGATAAAGGGCTGGGGAAGCTTGTAAAAGAAAGATGCGATTTTCTGGTGAAAATTCCCATGATGGGCCATGTTACTTCCATGAACGCTGCGGTGGCTTTTGCGGTAATAGGATATGAGATAATAAGGCAGAGGGCGTTAAAAGATGCTGGAAAGGCCTGAAGAAGTACTTTTTGTAGATGGGTACAACATAATAAACGCATGGCCCAATCTACAGAGCGCTAAGGAAATTGACCTGGAAACTGCCAGGCAGAAATTGGTGGATATTATGAGCGAATATTCGGCCTTGACCGGTGTAAAAGTGAAGGTAGTTTTTGATGCGCACATGGTGGAAGGAGGAAGGAGGATAATAGAAAATATAAACGGGGTAGAAGTGGTATATACGAAAGAGCGGGAGACGGCGGACAATTATATAGAAAAAATGGTGGAAAGTTACGGTAAAGAGTCCGGAAAAGAGTACCGGGTGAGGGTGGCCACTTCGGATTTTCTTGAACAGAGGATCGTGCTGGGCAAAGGGGCTATAAGGGTATCTGCCCGGGAGCTTTTATATGAGGTAAACAGGATTTTCGAAGAACGAAGGAAAAAGGAAGATATCATGAAATCCAGGAAGGAGACTCTGGCCGATAGGCTGGATGAGACAACTTTGAAAAGTTTGATTAATAGGATTAAAGGTTGTCAAGCTTGACTATAATCCGTGTTTTGAGATATAATTTATTCGTGGCTTATTTAATTTTGGGGGCGATAATGTGAATGTGGGGCTTCAAAGGGAATCCTTTGTTTGTTTTGAAGAAATGCAGGATGAAGAGGTGGTGTATGAAGCCCGGAGTGGCAGTAGGGAGGCATTGGAGTACCTTATAAATAAGTACAAAAACTTTGTAAAATCAAAAGCCAGGTCCTATTTTTTGGTTGGCGCCGATAAAGAGGATATTATTCAGGAAGGCATGATAGGCTTATATAAGGCCATCAGGGATTTTAACCCGGATAAACTGACTTCATTTAGAGCCTTTGCGGAGCTGTGCATAACAAGGCAAATAATAACCGCAATAAAAACTGCCACCCGCCAAAAGCACATCCCCTTGAATTCTTACGTCTCCCTGAATAAGCCAATATATGATGAAGATTCCGAAAGGACATTGATGGATGTAATTACCGAAGTTAAGATTACTGATCCGGAAGAACTCATAATAAGCAGAGAAGAGGTTGCAGATATAGAAGATAAAATGGGGGAGATTTTGAGCAAATTAGAGTGGGAGGTTTTAATCTCCTACCTGAACGGCAAATCGTATCAGGAGATTGCCAGGGATTTAAAACGGCACGTTAAATCCATCGATAATGCCCTTCAAAGGGTGAAGAGGAAGCTTGAAAAATACTTAGAGATTAGAGGCATATAATATTTTAAAGGTTGCCGAATAACAAAAAAAATAGTTTTAAATTCCTGTTGACCAAAATGCCTTTTCTTTTTATAATAGAAAACATGGAGAGATTCCCGAGCTGGCCAAAGGGGGCAGACTGTAAATCTGCTGGCGATGCCTTCGGTGGTTCGAATCCACCTCTCTCCACCATTTTGTGCGGGAATAGCTCAGTTGGCAGAGCACCAGCCTTCCAAGCTGGGTGTCGCGGGTTCGATTCCCGTTTCCCGCTCCATTATACATCGCGGGGTGGAGCAGTCCGGTAGCTCGTCGGGCTCATAACCCGAAGGTCGCTGGTTCAAATCCGGCCCCCGCAACCAGATGCCCACGTAGCTCAGTCGGCAGAGCGTCGCCTTGGTAAGGCGGAGGTCACCGGTTCGATCCCGGTCGTGGGCTCCATTTAATTTTAA
This genomic window contains:
- a CDS encoding NYN domain-containing protein — protein: MLERPEEVLFVDGYNIINAWPNLQSAKEIDLETARQKLVDIMSEYSALTGVKVKVVFDAHMVEGGRRIIENINGVEVVYTKERETADNYIEKMVESYGKESGKEYRVRVATSDFLEQRIVLGKGAIRVSARELLYEVNRIFEERRKKEDIMKSRKETLADRLDETTLKSLINRIKGCQA
- the sigH gene encoding RNA polymerase sporulation sigma factor SigH, which gives rise to MNVGLQRESFVCFEEMQDEEVVYEARSGSREALEYLINKYKNFVKSKARSYFLVGADKEDIIQEGMIGLYKAIRDFNPDKLTSFRAFAELCITRQIITAIKTATRQKHIPLNSYVSLNKPIYDEDSERTLMDVITEVKITDPEELIISREEVADIEDKMGEILSKLEWEVLISYLNGKSYQEIARDLKRHVKSIDNALQRVKRKLEKYLEIRGI